In a single window of the Drosophila albomicans strain 15112-1751.03 chromosome 3, ASM965048v2, whole genome shotgun sequence genome:
- the LOC117572799 gene encoding uncharacterized protein LOC117572799 isoform X5, producing the protein MDNTSGPGAFDDEPPPEPRDGWLLVRIHVPELNVYKCLQFPSERLVWDVKQQVLASLPKVAFWFKELKESFNYGLFAPPSNGKAGKFLDEERRLGDYPFNGPVGYLELKYKRRVYKMLTLDERQLKALHTRANLRRFLECINGGHVEKIAKMCAKGLDPNFHCSESGETPLSVATGAKKPNKLLIALVNGGALLDYRTKDGTTALHRAVEHDSLEAVSTLLELGASPNYRDGRGITPLYISITRKCEAKITESLLHDHATLGIQDTQGWNEVHQACRHGLVQHLEHLLFYGADMDGRNASGNSPLHVCAVNNQEACARMLLFRGAQRGAQNFANQTPYQVAVIAGNLELAEIIENYKSEDIDKSLGDTSDIISDSSGVGTNSDSAACSIGHPSTTVVCMEPYAGNTVGHIRLQPGDVIEVVGSTDCGLLEGYVRGTNQSGFFPADCVQEVNLRQKHITNVMTASTGMAPQQAPLQPQQQQSSYQGSPQLSLGGHSGSSSTLLQQPHQSPSLSMASNGSSQQQQQQPQQQQPEGNGIGVGNNSIGQYSSATAPRIKKGAYNAPRSVVLHRAKRGFGFILRGAKASSQLMQLRPSERFPALQYLDDVDPGGVADMAGLRPGDFLLTINGEDVSAASHEQVVEMIRSAGALVNMTVVSPQFPLQMQATAQYLPSGARAGSQHLSSGPSTPQSAHRQCATLPRKMSMGPGSHAAGGSNAPGAGGSVRMAPMPPRRDPKTTLSVGRARAKSMVAGLENGGEKEQDEVPHTKSNSVESIATPTPTHPGTPVQLRTASIKARPTSSRITAAELEELFQRQQGEGSANSNASRYATMMTSSRFQSGTDSGAATPPAANGSPMRTGPTVYGSVAEMKRKTARTKHGSGTLRGKPVATPTVGGVAGSGSGRDLKRFHSTPDLHGPQLHGSASSIWQAAGKGHHSQDDVATLHASLQRLNTTGDKDKANAGAAVLPPPNHPPPPPPVGQVVKVETRSSVSEYESTISLQQKLKKRAENDAVTSAAIDGVQSSFNPSANAKIYASPQELRNVMAWKLRQAQEKPPQENSASSQQQQQQLQQQQQMQMQQQQQQAQQQHVSQYAAPTQLRPQVSVAPLASHYAAPQVQQQQQPPPAPAAAAVAPSTQSPPAPPPPAPQPPPAPAQQQQQQANGNPTANAGPAPPIPEPDYSCSESDGEDENSILVARNTKLNEKIALFDVPETSGNSQASGSSSASGSGSGASISHSLSVEEIQRIRSNLKTSKSSPNGFLKKEDEQQQQQQSQQLLQPQQAAHGEDECDNSSSGVSSDQELVTTVGGNMSKPTDTIKKKPSVTIVEEPKTIPDTPVKPMSKTTISIGPATGNMKISSSNSPNSNSNVSTNVAHVAAAYEAATKATSGNLNKNASSNHNNNSNSNSNVNTTTTLTVKQLVQQQHAPVIQQQQQQLSSKPSATIVANNKLPATAVAVAVANASIQENVKPNQAVLTPQVLGRIPNVHHHQQQQQQQLLQQQQQQLHHQSNPNIKLIATQQQILQQQQQQLAHQQHLQQILKAKAAAAGGASTAALVAKQQQQLHKGHDSEMEQRSDLEDDDGELSPSPPAKAFQRHNSLTRKQAAAIAMQRGATRSSAVSLVQLPPPLEADSDGEPPQHPQQQQQQLATHIVGMLPSGQLVAVPSAAVAAAAAVPQPGNNNLQLCTENLVLAPPPQFCDCNDAKHAPQYHPQQQQQQQQQLLQQQQVQQQQQQQQQHMLLQQQQRHRQQLQLLQQQQQQQQQQQQQQHQRLSGGAGAGAVGTLGRVRIVGAMPKANHHRLH; encoded by the exons GTTGCTTTTTGGTTTAAG GAGCTAAAGGAGAGCTTCAACTATGGCCTCTTTGCGCCCCCCTCAAATGGCAAGGCTGGCAAATTCCTGGACGAAGAGCGACGACTGGGCGACTATCCTTTCAATGGACCCGTTGGATATCTGGAG CTCAAGTATAAGCGACGTGTCTACAAGATGCTCACTCTGGATGAGCGCCAGCTAAAAGCTTTGCACACACGCGCCAATTTGCGTCGCTTCCTGGAATGCATCAATGGTGGGCACGTGGAGAAGATAGCCAAAATGTGTGCTAAGGGCTTGGATCCGAATTTCCATTGCTCGGAGAGCGGCGAGACGCCATTGTCGGTGGCCACGGGCGCCAAGAAGCCCAACAAGCTGCTCATTGCTCTGGTCAATGGCGGTGCTCTGTTGGATTATCGCACCAAGGATGGAACCACGGCGTTGCATCGAGCCGTCGAACACGATTCCCTCGAGGCGGTCAG CACACTGCTTGAGCTGGGCGCCTCGCCTAATTATCGAGATGGGCGTGGCATAACGCCTCTGTATATATCGATAACACGCAAGTGCGAGGCAAAGATCACAGAGAGTCTATTGCACGATCATGCCACGCTGGGCATACAGGACACCCAAGGCTGGAACGAAGTGCATCAG GCCTGTCGGCATGGCCTGGTGCAGCACTTGGAGCACTTGTTGTTCTACGGTGCTGACATGGATGGACGCAATGCGTCCGGTAACAGCCCTTTGCATGTTTGCGCTGTTAACAACCAAGAGGCTTGTGCTAGAATGCTTCTCTTTCGCGGCGCACAACGCGGTGCCCAGAACTTTGCCAACCAAACTCCCTATCAg GTCGCTGTCATCGCCGGTAACTTGGAACTCGCTGAAATCATTGAGAACTACAAATCCGAGGATATCG ATAAATCGCTGGGCGACACCAGCGACATCATTAGCGACTCCTCCGGCGTGGGCACGAACTCCGATTCGGCCGCCTGTTCTATTGGCCATCCCAGCACCACGGTGGTCTGCATGGAGCCGTATGCTGGCAACACAGTTGGCCACATACGCCTGCAACCGGGCGACGTCATCGAGGTGGTGGGGAGCACCGACTGCGGACTGCTCGAGGGCTATGTGAGGGGCACCAATCAATCCGGTTTCTTTCCGGCCGACTGTGTGCAGGAGGTGAATCTGCGCCAGAAGCACATCACCAACGTGATGACCGCCAGCACGGGAATGGCGCCACAGCAGGCACCgctgcagccacagcagcagcaatcctCCTACCAAGGGTCACCGCAGCTGAGTCTCGGCGGCCACTCGGGCAGCTCCAGCACACTGTTGCAGCAGCCCCATCAATCGCCGTCGCTCTCGATGGCCAGCAACGGTtccagccagcagcaacagcagcaaccgcagcagcagcaaccagagGGCAATGGCATTGGAGTCGGCAACAACTCCATTGGACAGTACAGCAGCGCCACAGCGCCGCGCATAAAGAAGGG CGCATACAATGCGCCACGCTCGGTGGTGTTGCATCGCGCCAAGCGCGGATTTGGTTTTATATTGCGTGGCGCCAAGGCCAGCTCGCAGCTGATGCAGCTGCGTCCATCAGAGCGCTTTCCGGCACTGCAATACTTGGACGATGTGGATCCCGGTGGCGTCGCTGACATGGCCGGACTGCGTCCGGGTGACTTTCTGCTCACCATCAACGGCGAGGACGTAAGTGCCGCTTCCCATGAGCAGGTGGTGGAGATGATACGCTCCGCTGGCGCGCTGGTCAACATGACGGTGGTCTCGCCTCAGTTCCCGCTGCAGATGCAGGCCACCGCCCAGTATCTGCCCAGTGGCGCTCGTGCCGGTAGCCAGCATCTGTCCAGTGGTCCCAGCACGCCGCAGAGTGCACATCGCCAGTGCGCCACGTTGCCGCGCAAGATGTCCATGGGACCGGGCAGCCATGCGGCTGGCGGCAGCAATGCCCCGGGCGCTGGAGGAAGTGTGCGCATGGCGCCGATGCCGCCGCGACGTGATCCCAAGACCACGCTGAGTGTGGGACGTGCCAGGGCCAAGTCAATGGTCGCTGGCCTCGAGAATGGGGGCGAGAAGGAGCAGGACGAAGTGCCGCACACCAAATCGAATTCGGTTGAGTCCATTGCCACACCCACGCCCACGCATCCGGGCACGCCCGTGCAGCTGCGCACGGCCAGCATCAAGGCGAGGCCGACATCGAGTCGCATCACGGCCGCCGAGCTGGAGGAACTATTCCAGCGTCAGCAGGGCGAAGGCAGCGCCAACTCGAATGCCAGTCGCTATGCTACCATGATGACCAGCTCGCGCTTCCAGTCGGGTACCGACAGCGGCGCAGCCACGCCCCCCGCGGCCAATGGTTCGCCCATGCGAACTGGACCGACCGTCTATGGCAGCGTGGCTGAGATGAAGCGCAAGACGGCGCGCACCAAACACGGCAGCGGCACGCTGCGTGGCAAGCCAGTGGCCACGCCCACCGTGGGCGGCGTAGCGGGCAGTGGCAGCGGACGCGACCTCAAGCGTTTCCATTCGACGCCCGACTTGCATGGTCCACAGCTGCACGGTTCAGCGTCATCTATctggcaggcagcaggcaaggGGCATCACTCGCAGGACGATGTGGCCACGTTGCATGCCTCGCTGCAGCGCCTGAATACCACAGGCGACAAGGACAAGGCTAATGCTGGAGCAGCTGTGTTGCCGCCACCAAATCatccaccgccgccgccgccagtTGGCCAGGTGGTCAAGGTGGAGACACGCAGCAGTGTCTCGGAGTACGAGAGCACAATTTCCTTGCAGCAGAAGTTGAAGAAGCGGGCAGAGAACGATGCTGTCACCTCGGCTGCTATTGACGGGGTGCAGAGCAGCTTCAATCCATCGGCTAATGCCAAGATCTATGCGTCGCCGCAGGAACTGCGTAACGTGATGGCCTGGAAGCTAAGGCAGGCGCAGGAGAAGCCACCGCAGGAGAACTCAGCTAgctcgcagcagcaacaacaacaattgcagcagcaacaacaaatgcaaatgcagcaacagcaacagcaagcgcagcaacaacatgttAGTCAATATGCAGCGCCCACACAGCTGCGACCTCAAGTTAGTGTCGCCCCTCTGGCGTCACACTATGCAGCGCCACaggtgcagcaacagcagcaaccaccaccagcaccagctgcagcagcagttgcgcCAAGCACGCAATCGCCACCAGCTCCGCCACCGCCGGCGCCGCAACCGCCGCCAGCaccagcacaacaacaacagcaacaggccaATGGCAATCCAACAGCAAATGCAGGTCCAGCGCCACCAATTCCCGAGCCAGATTATAGCTGCAGTGAATCGGATGGCGAGGATGAGAACTCAATTCTGGTGGCTCGCAACACAAAGCTCAACGAAAAGATAGCGCTCTTCGATGTGCCCGAGACAAGTGGCAACAGCCAAGCCAG TGGCAGCAGCTCTGCCTCTGGATCGGGATCAGGCGCCTCGATATCCCATTCACTGTCAGTGGAGGAAATTCAACGCATACGCAGCAATCTCAAGACCTCCAAGTCCTCACCGAATGGTTTTCTCAAAAAGGAAgacgagcagcaacagcaacagcagtcgcagcaactgctgcagccaCAGCAGGCAGCACATGGCGAGGACGAGtgcgacaacagcagctctGGCGTAAGCAGCGATCAGGAGTTGGTGACAACAGTTGGTGGCAACATGAGCAAACCCACGGATACCATCAAGAAGAAGCCAAGCGTGACCATTGTTGAGGAGCCCAAGACCATTCCCGATACGCCAGTGAAGCCAATGTCGAAGACAACCATCAGCATTGGCCCCGCCACTGGCAACATgaaaatcagcagcagcaacagccccaatagcaatagcaatgtCAGCACAAATGTGGCGCATGTTGCAGCTGCCTATGAGGCAGCCACAAAGGCAACCAGCGGCAATCTCAACAAAAATGccagcagcaatcacaacaacaacagtaacagcaacagcaacgttaACACAACAACCACGCTGACAGTTAAGCAATtggtgcagcagcaacatgctcCAGTcatacaacagcaacagcagcagctgagcagCAAGCCGTCAGCGACAATTGTTGCAAACAACAagctgccagcaacagcagtagcagtagcTGTAGCAAATGCGAGTATTCAGGAGAATGTCAAGCCTAATCAGGCAGTGCTTACTCCACAAGTGCTGGGACGCATACCGAAcgtgcatcatcatcagcaacaacagcagcagcaacttctgcagcagcagcaacagcagctgcatcaTCAATCGAATCCTAACATCAAGCTGATTGCCACCCAACAGCAGatactgcaacagcagcagcaacaactggcaCACCAGCAACACTTGCAGCAAATCCtaaaagccaaagcagccGCCGCCGGTGGCGCCAGTACTGCCGCCTTGGTAGctaagcagcaacagcagctgcacaaGGGACATGACTCCGAAATGGAGCAGCGTTCGGATCTGGAGGACGACGATGGAGAGCTGAGTCCCTCACCGCCCGCCAAGGCGTTCCAGCGCCACAATTCGCTGACGCGCAAACAGGCGGCAGCCATTGCTATGCAACGCGGTGCCACACGCAGCTCGGCTGTGTCCTTGGTGCAATTGCCGCCGCCATTGGAGGCGGACAGCGATGGTGAGCCGCCACAGcatccacagcagcagcagcagcagttggccACGCATATTGTGGGCATGCTGCCCAGCGGCCAGTTGGTGGCAGTGccatctgctgctgttgctgccgccgctgctgtgCCTCAGccgggcaacaacaatttgcagctGTGCACCGAAAACTTGGTGCTGGCACCGCCGCCGCAATTTTGTGATTGCAACGATGCCAAGCATGCGCCTCAGTATcatccacagcagcaacagcagcagcagcaacaactgttgcagcagcagcaagtgcagcaacaacagcagcagcagcagcaacatatgctactgcagcagcagcagcgtcaccggcagcaactgcaattgctgcaacagcaacaacagcagcaacagcagcaacaacaacagcagcatcagcggcTGTCTGGTGGCGCTGGCGCTGGCGCAGTAGGCACCTTGGGCCGTGTGCGCATTGTAGGCGCCATGCCCAAGGCCAATCATCACAGGTTGCACTAa
- the LOC117572799 gene encoding SH3 and multiple ankyrin repeat domains protein 1 isoform X3 produces the protein MDNTSGPGAFDDEPPPEPRDGWLLVRIHVPELNVYKCLQFPSERLVWDVKQQVLASLPKVAFWFKELKESFNYGLFAPPSNGKAGKFLDEERRLGDYPFNGPVGYLELKYKRRVYKMLTLDERQLKALHTRANLRRFLECINGGHVEKIAKMCAKGLDPNFHCSESGETPLSVATGAKKPNKLLIALVNGGALLDYRTKDGTTALHRAVEHDSLEAVSTLLELGASPNYRDGRGITPLYISITRKCEAKITESLLHDHATLGIQDTQGWNEVHQVAVIAGNLELAEIIENYKSEDIVPFRGPPRYNPKRRSGIGWLSANGAAGAALLAAAAGGLGGAVAGPGHGSSQMGSGANGMNGGSLMGTLSRQQLQQLNPHSHPHHQHAQHLHHQHQQPHLQLHGPPSPCPSEHMMGAYSSASSSLSEGSSGHRSHEDDISIVTDKSLGDTSDIISDSSGVGTNSDSAACSIGHPSTTVVCMEPYAGNTVGHIRLQPGDVIEVVGSTDCGLLEGYVRGTNQSGFFPADCVQEVNLRQKHITNVMTASTGMAPQQAPLQPQQQQSSYQGSPQLSLGGHSGSSSTLLQQPHQSPSLSMASNGSSQQQQQQPQQQQPEGNGIGVGNNSIGQYSSATAPRIKKGAYNAPRSVVLHRAKRGFGFILRGAKASSQLMQLRPSERFPALQYLDDVDPGGVADMAGLRPGDFLLTINGEDVSAASHEQVVEMIRSAGALVNMTVVSPQFPLQMQATAQYLPSGARAGSQHLSSGPSTPQSAHRQCATLPRKMSMGPGSHAAGGSNAPGAGGSVRMAPMPPRRDPKTTLSVGRARAKSMVAGLENGGEKEQDEVPHTKSNSVESIATPTPTHPGTPVQLRTASIKARPTSSRITAAELEELFQRQQGEGSANSNASRYATMMTSSRFQSGTDSGAATPPAANGSPMRTGPTVYGSVAEMKRKTARTKHGSGTLRGKPVATPTVGGVAGSGSGRDLKRFHSTPDLHGPQLHGSASSIWQAAGKGHHSQDDVATLHASLQRLNTTGDKDKANAGAAVLPPPNHPPPPPPVGQVVKVETRSSVSEYESTISLQQKLKKRAENDAVTSAAIDGVQSSFNPSANAKIYASPQELRNVMAWKLRQAQEKPPQENSASSQQQQQQLQQQQQMQMQQQQQQAQQQHVSQYAAPTQLRPQVSVAPLASHYAAPQVQQQQQPPPAPAAAAVAPSTQSPPAPPPPAPQPPPAPAQQQQQQANGNPTANAGPAPPIPEPDYSCSESDGEDENSILVARNTKLNEKIALFDVPETSGNSQASGSSSASGSGSGASISHSLSVEEIQRIRSNLKTSKSSPNGFLKKEDEQQQQQQSQQLLQPQQAAHGEDECDNSSSGVSSDQELVTTVGGNMSKPTDTIKKKPSVTIVEEPKTIPDTPVKPMSKTTISIGPATGNMKISSSNSPNSNSNVSTNVAHVAAAYEAATKATSGNLNKNASSNHNNNSNSNSNVNTTTTLTVKQLVQQQHAPVIQQQQQQLSSKPSATIVANNKLPATAVAVAVANASIQENVKPNQAVLTPQVLGRIPNVHHHQQQQQQQLLQQQQQQLHHQSNPNIKLIATQQQILQQQQQQLAHQQHLQQILKAKAAAAGGASTAALVAKQQQQLHKGHDSEMEQRSDLEDDDGELSPSPPAKAFQRHNSLTRKQAAAIAMQRGATRSSAVSLVQLPPPLEADSDGEPPQHPQQQQQQLATHIVGMLPSGQLVAVPSAAVAAAAAVPQPGNNNLQLCTENLVLAPPPQFCDCNDAKHAPQYHPQQQQQQQQQLLQQQQVQQQQQQQQQHMLLQQQQRHRQQLQLLQQQQQQQQQQQQQQHQRLSGGAGAGAVGTLGRVRIVGAMPKANHHRLH, from the exons GTTGCTTTTTGGTTTAAG GAGCTAAAGGAGAGCTTCAACTATGGCCTCTTTGCGCCCCCCTCAAATGGCAAGGCTGGCAAATTCCTGGACGAAGAGCGACGACTGGGCGACTATCCTTTCAATGGACCCGTTGGATATCTGGAG CTCAAGTATAAGCGACGTGTCTACAAGATGCTCACTCTGGATGAGCGCCAGCTAAAAGCTTTGCACACACGCGCCAATTTGCGTCGCTTCCTGGAATGCATCAATGGTGGGCACGTGGAGAAGATAGCCAAAATGTGTGCTAAGGGCTTGGATCCGAATTTCCATTGCTCGGAGAGCGGCGAGACGCCATTGTCGGTGGCCACGGGCGCCAAGAAGCCCAACAAGCTGCTCATTGCTCTGGTCAATGGCGGTGCTCTGTTGGATTATCGCACCAAGGATGGAACCACGGCGTTGCATCGAGCCGTCGAACACGATTCCCTCGAGGCGGTCAG CACACTGCTTGAGCTGGGCGCCTCGCCTAATTATCGAGATGGGCGTGGCATAACGCCTCTGTATATATCGATAACACGCAAGTGCGAGGCAAAGATCACAGAGAGTCTATTGCACGATCATGCCACGCTGGGCATACAGGACACCCAAGGCTGGAACGAAGTGCATCAG GTCGCTGTCATCGCCGGTAACTTGGAACTCGCTGAAATCATTGAGAACTACAAATCCGAGGATATCG TACCCTTCCGGGGACCTCCGCGCTACAATCCGAAGCGCCGCTCGGGCATCGGTTGGCTGAGCGCCAATGGGGCAGCTGGGGCTGCGCTgcttgctgccgctgccggtGGTCTTGGCGGTGCAGTTGCGGGGCCAGGGCACGGATCAAGCCAAATGGGATCAGGTGCAAATGGTATGAACGGTGGCAGCCTGATGGGCACACTATCACgccagcagttgcagcaactgaACCCGCATTCGCATCCGCACCATCAGCATGCCCAGCATCTGCACCACCAGCACCAGCAGCCGCATCTGCAGCTGCATGGCCCGCCCTCGCCATGTCCCTCGGAGCACATGATGGGCGCCTACAGCTCAGCCAGTTCAAGTCTTTCCGAAGGCTCCTCCGGACATCGTTCGCACGAGGATGACATCAGCATTGTGACAG ATAAATCGCTGGGCGACACCAGCGACATCATTAGCGACTCCTCCGGCGTGGGCACGAACTCCGATTCGGCCGCCTGTTCTATTGGCCATCCCAGCACCACGGTGGTCTGCATGGAGCCGTATGCTGGCAACACAGTTGGCCACATACGCCTGCAACCGGGCGACGTCATCGAGGTGGTGGGGAGCACCGACTGCGGACTGCTCGAGGGCTATGTGAGGGGCACCAATCAATCCGGTTTCTTTCCGGCCGACTGTGTGCAGGAGGTGAATCTGCGCCAGAAGCACATCACCAACGTGATGACCGCCAGCACGGGAATGGCGCCACAGCAGGCACCgctgcagccacagcagcagcaatcctCCTACCAAGGGTCACCGCAGCTGAGTCTCGGCGGCCACTCGGGCAGCTCCAGCACACTGTTGCAGCAGCCCCATCAATCGCCGTCGCTCTCGATGGCCAGCAACGGTtccagccagcagcaacagcagcaaccgcagcagcagcaaccagagGGCAATGGCATTGGAGTCGGCAACAACTCCATTGGACAGTACAGCAGCGCCACAGCGCCGCGCATAAAGAAGGG CGCATACAATGCGCCACGCTCGGTGGTGTTGCATCGCGCCAAGCGCGGATTTGGTTTTATATTGCGTGGCGCCAAGGCCAGCTCGCAGCTGATGCAGCTGCGTCCATCAGAGCGCTTTCCGGCACTGCAATACTTGGACGATGTGGATCCCGGTGGCGTCGCTGACATGGCCGGACTGCGTCCGGGTGACTTTCTGCTCACCATCAACGGCGAGGACGTAAGTGCCGCTTCCCATGAGCAGGTGGTGGAGATGATACGCTCCGCTGGCGCGCTGGTCAACATGACGGTGGTCTCGCCTCAGTTCCCGCTGCAGATGCAGGCCACCGCCCAGTATCTGCCCAGTGGCGCTCGTGCCGGTAGCCAGCATCTGTCCAGTGGTCCCAGCACGCCGCAGAGTGCACATCGCCAGTGCGCCACGTTGCCGCGCAAGATGTCCATGGGACCGGGCAGCCATGCGGCTGGCGGCAGCAATGCCCCGGGCGCTGGAGGAAGTGTGCGCATGGCGCCGATGCCGCCGCGACGTGATCCCAAGACCACGCTGAGTGTGGGACGTGCCAGGGCCAAGTCAATGGTCGCTGGCCTCGAGAATGGGGGCGAGAAGGAGCAGGACGAAGTGCCGCACACCAAATCGAATTCGGTTGAGTCCATTGCCACACCCACGCCCACGCATCCGGGCACGCCCGTGCAGCTGCGCACGGCCAGCATCAAGGCGAGGCCGACATCGAGTCGCATCACGGCCGCCGAGCTGGAGGAACTATTCCAGCGTCAGCAGGGCGAAGGCAGCGCCAACTCGAATGCCAGTCGCTATGCTACCATGATGACCAGCTCGCGCTTCCAGTCGGGTACCGACAGCGGCGCAGCCACGCCCCCCGCGGCCAATGGTTCGCCCATGCGAACTGGACCGACCGTCTATGGCAGCGTGGCTGAGATGAAGCGCAAGACGGCGCGCACCAAACACGGCAGCGGCACGCTGCGTGGCAAGCCAGTGGCCACGCCCACCGTGGGCGGCGTAGCGGGCAGTGGCAGCGGACGCGACCTCAAGCGTTTCCATTCGACGCCCGACTTGCATGGTCCACAGCTGCACGGTTCAGCGTCATCTATctggcaggcagcaggcaaggGGCATCACTCGCAGGACGATGTGGCCACGTTGCATGCCTCGCTGCAGCGCCTGAATACCACAGGCGACAAGGACAAGGCTAATGCTGGAGCAGCTGTGTTGCCGCCACCAAATCatccaccgccgccgccgccagtTGGCCAGGTGGTCAAGGTGGAGACACGCAGCAGTGTCTCGGAGTACGAGAGCACAATTTCCTTGCAGCAGAAGTTGAAGAAGCGGGCAGAGAACGATGCTGTCACCTCGGCTGCTATTGACGGGGTGCAGAGCAGCTTCAATCCATCGGCTAATGCCAAGATCTATGCGTCGCCGCAGGAACTGCGTAACGTGATGGCCTGGAAGCTAAGGCAGGCGCAGGAGAAGCCACCGCAGGAGAACTCAGCTAgctcgcagcagcaacaacaacaattgcagcagcaacaacaaatgcaaatgcagcaacagcaacagcaagcgcagcaacaacatgttAGTCAATATGCAGCGCCCACACAGCTGCGACCTCAAGTTAGTGTCGCCCCTCTGGCGTCACACTATGCAGCGCCACaggtgcagcaacagcagcaaccaccaccagcaccagctgcagcagcagttgcgcCAAGCACGCAATCGCCACCAGCTCCGCCACCGCCGGCGCCGCAACCGCCGCCAGCaccagcacaacaacaacagcaacaggccaATGGCAATCCAACAGCAAATGCAGGTCCAGCGCCACCAATTCCCGAGCCAGATTATAGCTGCAGTGAATCGGATGGCGAGGATGAGAACTCAATTCTGGTGGCTCGCAACACAAAGCTCAACGAAAAGATAGCGCTCTTCGATGTGCCCGAGACAAGTGGCAACAGCCAAGCCAG TGGCAGCAGCTCTGCCTCTGGATCGGGATCAGGCGCCTCGATATCCCATTCACTGTCAGTGGAGGAAATTCAACGCATACGCAGCAATCTCAAGACCTCCAAGTCCTCACCGAATGGTTTTCTCAAAAAGGAAgacgagcagcaacagcaacagcagtcgcagcaactgctgcagccaCAGCAGGCAGCACATGGCGAGGACGAGtgcgacaacagcagctctGGCGTAAGCAGCGATCAGGAGTTGGTGACAACAGTTGGTGGCAACATGAGCAAACCCACGGATACCATCAAGAAGAAGCCAAGCGTGACCATTGTTGAGGAGCCCAAGACCATTCCCGATACGCCAGTGAAGCCAATGTCGAAGACAACCATCAGCATTGGCCCCGCCACTGGCAACATgaaaatcagcagcagcaacagccccaatagcaatagcaatgtCAGCACAAATGTGGCGCATGTTGCAGCTGCCTATGAGGCAGCCACAAAGGCAACCAGCGGCAATCTCAACAAAAATGccagcagcaatcacaacaacaacagtaacagcaacagcaacgttaACACAACAACCACGCTGACAGTTAAGCAATtggtgcagcagcaacatgctcCAGTcatacaacagcaacagcagcagctgagcagCAAGCCGTCAGCGACAATTGTTGCAAACAACAagctgccagcaacagcagtagcagtagcTGTAGCAAATGCGAGTATTCAGGAGAATGTCAAGCCTAATCAGGCAGTGCTTACTCCACAAGTGCTGGGACGCATACCGAAcgtgcatcatcatcagcaacaacagcagcagcaacttctgcagcagcagcaacagcagctgcatcaTCAATCGAATCCTAACATCAAGCTGATTGCCACCCAACAGCAGatactgcaacagcagcagcaacaactggcaCACCAGCAACACTTGCAGCAAATCCtaaaagccaaagcagccGCCGCCGGTGGCGCCAGTACTGCCGCCTTGGTAGctaagcagcaacagcagctgcacaaGGGACATGACTCCGAAATGGAGCAGCGTTCGGATCTGGAGGACGACGATGGAGAGCTGAGTCCCTCACCGCCCGCCAAGGCGTTCCAGCGCCACAATTCGCTGACGCGCAAACAGGCGGCAGCCATTGCTATGCAACGCGGTGCCACACGCAGCTCGGCTGTGTCCTTGGTGCAATTGCCGCCGCCATTGGAGGCGGACAGCGATGGTGAGCCGCCACAGcatccacagcagcagcagcagcagttggccACGCATATTGTGGGCATGCTGCCCAGCGGCCAGTTGGTGGCAGTGccatctgctgctgttgctgccgccgctgctgtgCCTCAGccgggcaacaacaatttgcagctGTGCACCGAAAACTTGGTGCTGGCACCGCCGCCGCAATTTTGTGATTGCAACGATGCCAAGCATGCGCCTCAGTATcatccacagcagcaacagcagcagcagcaacaactgttgcagcagcagcaagtgcagcaacaacagcagcagcagcagcaacatatgctactgcagcagcagcagcgtcaccggcagcaactgcaattgctgcaacagcaacaacagcagcaacagcagcaacaacaacagcagcatcagcggcTGTCTGGTGGCGCTGGCGCTGGCGCAGTAGGCACCTTGGGCCGTGTGCGCATTGTAGGCGCCATGCCCAAGGCCAATCATCACAGGTTGCACTAa